One Fundulus heteroclitus isolate FHET01 chromosome 1, MU-UCD_Fhet_4.1, whole genome shotgun sequence genomic window carries:
- the gnat2 gene encoding guanine nucleotide-binding protein G(t) subunit alpha-2: MGAGASAEDKKSKELEKQLQEDADKESKTVKLLLLGAGESGKSTIVKQMKILHQGGYTKEEQMEFRAIIFGNILQSALAIIRGMEMLGIDFGASSGQEDAQKLQNLSDSIEEGTMPPELADVIKKLWKDSGVQAAFERAAEYQLNDSAGYYLSEMDRICLPDYMPTEQDVLRSRVKTTGIIEEQFSCKELHFRMFDVGGQRSERKKWIHCFEGVTCIIFCGALSAYDMVLVEDDEVNRMHESLHLFNSICNHRFFALTSIVLFLNKKDLFEEKIKKVHLSICFPDYDGPNTYEDASNYIKTQFEELNMKKGQKEIYSHLTCATDTKNVEIVFNAVTDIIIKENLKDCGLF; this comes from the exons ATGGGTGCAGGAGCCAGCGCTGAGGACAAAAAGTCCAAGGAATTGGAAAAACAGCTCCAGGAAGATGCCGATAAGGAGTCTAAAACAGTCAAACTGCTGCTGCTTG gtGCTGGTGAGTCAGGAAAAAGCACCATTGTAAAACAAATGAA GATTCTTCACCAAGGTGGTTACACAAAAGAGGAGCAAATGGAGTTCAGAGCGATCATCTTTGGCAACAtcctgcagtctgctctggctATCATCAGAGGCATGGAGATGCTCGGCATTGATTTTGGCGCTTCCTCTGGACAG GAGGACGCGCAGAAGCTGCAGAACTTGTCAGACTCCATTGAAGAAGGAACAATGCCCCCCGAGCTGGCCGATGTCATCAAGAAGCTGTGGAAAGACTCTGGAGTGCAGGCAGCGTTCGAGAGAGCTGCTGAGTACCAACTGAACGACTCCGCTGGCTA CTACCTCAGTGAAATGGACAGGATCTGTCTGCCCGACTACATGCCCACCGAGCAGGACGTGCTGCGATCTCGAGTCAAAACAACTGGTATCATTGAAGAACAGTTCTCCTGCAAAGAGTTGCACTTCAG GATGTTTGACGTGGGAGGCCAGAGGTCAGAGAGAAAGAAGTGGATCCATTGTTTCGAGGGCGTTACCTGCATCATCTTCTGCGGGGCTCTCAGTGCTTACGACATGGTGCTCGTAGAAGATGACGAAGTG AACCGCATGCACGAGTCGCTCCATCTATTCAACAGCATCTGCAACCACAGATTCTTCGCCCTGACTTCAATCGTGCTTTTCCTCAACAAGAAGGATCTTTTTGAAGAGAAGATCAAGAAAGTCCATCTGAGCATCTGCTTCCCAGACTATGACG GCCCTAACACGTATGAGGACGCCAGCAACTACATCAAGACCCAATTCGAAGAGCTGAACATGAAGAAGGGTCAGAAAGAAATCTACTCCCACCTGACCTGTGCCACAGACACGAAGAACGTCGAGATCGTGTTCAACGCCGTGACGGACATCATCATCAAAGAAAACCTTAAAGACTGCGGTCTGTTCTAA